A stretch of Aedes aegypti strain LVP_AGWG chromosome 2, AaegL5.0 Primary Assembly, whole genome shotgun sequence DNA encodes these proteins:
- the LOC5573104 gene encoding zinc finger protein 93, whose protein sequence is MSTTPEPVKVKAEPHDYDASSSPLDEKHRLKRLRSLRKLLQNANVFESLKLRYLESLELRNEAPDKEAPTVTSDVAGWICEVCGQTFGSTKNMLRHMEGYHTIPGSVIERAGKSLFRCKFCELEFPARNQLLRHCQRKHAELVRARKKFLKHNEGLSQEKICVYCNVKAGNLEEFVTHLEKNHAGNFCDICYKVFQDSTFVILHRRVHLGENPFACDLCPKVFRSLQHVGEHRRCHTGHKPYKCVECPMGFARIGDLNKHKKLRHTAVPSYLCSQCPESFHSSSLFHRHKQKHQKAVEMGIDDTRPAVFACGQCNELFENGNDRKEHVLVRHAEGRPFECGDCGKRFKLGSHLKAHALTHSGVKSQKCDQCPAAFYLMGDLRRHQKTHRKMEES, encoded by the coding sequence ATGTCAACTACGCCAGAACCGGTCAAAGTAAAAGCGGAGCCCCACGATTACGACGCTTCCAGCAGTCCCTTGGATGAAAAGCATCGTCTCAAGCGACTGCGGTCACTGAGGAAACTCCTACAAAATGCTAACGTTTTTGAGTCGTTGAAACTCCGCTACCTGGAGTCGCTAGAACTCCGGAATGAAGCACCCGATAAAGAAGCGCCTACCGTAACCAGTGATGTAGCGGGGTGGATTTGCGAGGTGTGTGGCCAGACTTTCGGAAGCACGAAGAACATGCTCCGGCACATGGAGGGATACCACACGATTCCGGGATCGGTTATCGAGCGCGCGGGGAAATCGCTCTTCCGGTGCAAGTTTTGCGAGTTGGAGTTTCCTGCCCGAAATCAATTGCTGAGGCATTGCCAGCGGAAACATGCTGAATTGGTCAGAGCTAGGAAGAAGTTTCTCAAGCATAATGAGGGACTATCCCAGGAGAAGATCTGCGTTTACTGCAATGTAAAAGCTGGTAATTTGGAAGAGTTTGTAACGCATTTGGAAAAGAACCATGCCGGAAACTTTTGTGATATCTGCTACAAAGTTTTCCAGGATTCAACCTTTGTAATCCTTCATCGTAGGGTGCACTTGGGGGAAAACCCGTTTGCTTGCGATTTATGTCCGAAGGTTTTTAGGAGCTTGCAGCACGTGGGAGAACACCGACGTTGCCACACGGGGCACAAGCCATACAAGTGCGTCGAATGTCCGATGGGGTTCGCCCGGATTGGAGATCTCAACAAGCATAAGAAGTTGAGGCACACGGCAGTACCATCATACTTATGTTCCCAGTGCCCGGAATCATTCCACAGTTCTTCGTTGTTCCACCGGCACAAACAGAAGCATCAGAAGGCAGTCGAAATGGGTATTGATGATACGAGACCGGCAGTTTTTGCATGTGGCCAGTGCAATGAGTTGTTCGAAAATGGGAACGACCGGAAGGAACATGTGTTGGTCCGACACGCCGAGGGAAGACCGTTTGAATGCGGGGATTGTGGGAAGAGGTTCAAACTGGGAAGTCATCTGAAGGCTCATGCGTTGACTCACAGCGGAGTCAAGTCGCAAAAGTGTGATCAATGTCCTGCAGCGTTTTACTTGATGGGGGATTTGAGGAGGCATCAGAAGACACATCGCAAAATGGAGGAGAGCTAG
- the LOC5573091 gene encoding methylcrotonoyl-CoA carboxylase subunit alpha, mitochondrial: protein MLFKVWHAVAGGRFLSTSAARHGSKKVPTRQINKLLIANRGEIACRVMRTANRLGIQTVAVFSDADERSLHAKMANEAYNIGPPASQQSYLRGEKILEVAKRAGCQAIHPGYGFLSENVEFAELCQQEGVIFIGPPASAIRDMGIKSTSKHIMSEAGVPIINGYHGEDQSDERLMQEAKKIGFPLMIKAVRGGGGKGMRIAETEADFFPALQSARTESEKAFGDSSMLLERYVRSPRHVEVQVFADHHGNAVYLYERDCSVQRRHQKIIEEAPAPGLSEELRVQLGEAAVRAAKAVNYVGAGTVEFILDKEDLSFHFMEMNTRLQVEHPITEMITGTDLVEWQIKVASGEPLPMTQEHIRKTGHAFEARIYAEDPAGGFLPGAGPLNYLSTPVPSNTTRVETGVRQGDEVSIHYDPMIAKLVVWGENRPSALQLLIEQLRNYQIAGLQTNINFLIDLARHGHFQAADVHTGFIDQHMETLFPVKTVLAEKIAQMAVAYVLNENASTRKSLNRLNPFDLELNFRPNYTPTRKFDLKVGEKEHKVEVKSKGVDFEVRVDGGAWLHVKATRKPHENRFLLQTNINGHVSCFNTVIESGSIALYDDSGLTSAEVVQPKFVTADSAIEGANAGSVIAPMPGVLDKVFVKPGDSVKAGTPLAVLIAMKMEHVLKAASDGIVKAVPNAEGSNVQKGAVLIAFESTRLIEVP, encoded by the exons ATGCTGTTCAAAGTGTGGCACGCAGTGGCTGG CGGAAGGTTCCTCTCGACCAGCGCGGCGCGGCATggctcgaaaaaagtccccaccCGGCAGATCAACAAGCTGCTGATAGCAAATCGAGGAGAGATCGCATGCCGAGTTATGCGGACTGCGAATCGACTGGGCATTCAAACGGTGGCCGTTTTCTCCGATGCTGACGAGCGGTCCCTACATGCCAAAATGGCCAATGAGGCGTACAATATTGGACCCCCGGCGTCGCAGCAGTCTTATCTGCGAGGGGAGAAGATTCTGGAGGTGGCCAAAAGGGCCGGATGTCAAGCCATTCACCCGGGATATGGTTTCCTGTCGGAGAATGTGGAGTTTGCTGAGCTGTGCCAACAGGAGGGAGTGATCTTCATTGGTCCCCCGGCCAGTGCAATTCGGGACATGGGTATCAAGAGCACGTCGAAACATATTATGAGCGAGGCGGGAGTTCCGATCATCAACGGATATCACGGAGAGGACCAATCGGATGAGCGTCTGATGCAGGAAGCGAAGAAGATTGGCTTTCCGCTAATGATTAAGGCGGTTCGCGGTGGAGGCGGAAAGGGCATGAGAATTGCCGAGACGGAAGCGGACTTTTTCCCGGCCTTGCAGTCGGCCAGGACCGAATCGGAGAAGGCTTTCGGAGACAGTTCGATGCTGCTGGAAAGGTATGTCCGATCGCCACGCCATGTGGAAGTGCAGGTCTTTGCCGATCACCATGGGAACGCGGTTTACCTGTATGAGCGGGATTGTTCCGTTCAGAGGCGTCATCAGAAGATCATCGAGGAAGCTCCTGCCCCTGGGCTGTCGGAAGAACTGCGGGTTCAGTTGGGAGAAGCCGCCGTTCGAGCTGCCAAGGCCGTGAATTACGTTGGTGCCGGAACGGTGGAGTTTATCCTGGACAAAGAGGACTTGTCTTTCCACTTCATGGAGATGAACACTCGTCTACAGGTGGAGCATCCGATCACTGAGATGATCACCGGAACGGATCTGGTTGAATGGCAGATTAAGGTGGCTTCTGGAGAGCCACTTCCGATGACTCAAGAGCACATTCGCAAGACTGGTCATGCATTCGAGGCCAGAATCTACGCCGAAGACCCGGCGGGAGGATTCCTGCCAGGAGCTGGTCCCTTGAATTACCTCTCGACGCCAGTGCCTTCCAATACCACCAGAGTAGAGACCGGTGTCCGCCAGGGAGATGAAGTATCCATCCACTACGATCCGATGATTGCCAAATTGGTCGTTTGGGGAGAGAACCGTCCGAGTGCCCTTCAACTTCTCATTGAACAGCTGCGTAACTACCAAATCGCTGGACTTCAAACGAACATCAACTTCCTGATTGACCTGGCCAGACACGGTCATTTTCAGGCGGCGGATGTCCACACTGGATTCATCGATCAGCACATGGAAACCTTGTTCCCGGTGAAAACGGTCCTTGCTGAGAAAATCGCTCAAATGGCAGTGGCTTACGTTCTGAACGAAAATGCCAGCACACGCAAGTCGTTGAATCGACTGAACCCATTCGATTTGGAATTGAACTTCCGACCGAATTATACTCCGACCAGGAAATTCGACCTGAAAGTTGGAGAAAAGGAACACAAGGTTgaagtgaaatcgaaaggagtGGACTTTGAAGTTCGCGTTGACGGAGGCGCTTGGTTGCACGTGAAAGCTACTAGGAAGCCACACGAGAATCGATTCTTGCTGCAGACGAATATCAATGGACACGTTTCTTGCTTCAACACCGTGATTGAGAGCGGTTCTATCGCTTTGTATGATGAT AGTGGTCTCACATCCGCCGAAGTTGTTCAGCCCAAATTCGTGACTGCCGACAGTGCCATAGAGGGAGCCAACGCCGGTTCCGTCATTGCCCCAATGCCAGGAGTGTTGGACAAGGTGTTCGTTAAGCCGGGAGATTCGGTAAAGGCCGGCACTCCGCTCGCCGTGTTGATTGCCATGAAGATGGAACACGTCCTGAAGGCAGCCAGTGATGGAATCGTGAAGGCCGTCCCCAACGCCGAAGGTTCCAACGTGCAGAAGGGAGCCGTTCTGATTGCATTCGAATCAACTAGGCTAATAGAGGTGCCTTAA